The Hyalangium gracile genome has a window encoding:
- the aspS gene encoding aspartate--tRNA ligase, which yields MAVPFITEVKRTHSCGQLTKEHIGQEVVLFGWVQNRRDHGGAVFIDLRDREGLTQVVFEPDAKEAHELAGSLRLEFCIGIRGKVISRGKNVNAKMKTGEIEVKADALTIFNRSEPTPFLIEDNIETSEEKRLAYRYLDLRRRPLQQSLMTRSKMHALTRAYMVENGFLELETPFMGKYTPGGARNFLVPSRLNPGKFYALAESPQLYKQLFMVAGFERYFQIVKCFRDEDLRLDRQPEFTQIDVEMSFVTQDDVFTIIEGLIKKLWKEVLDIDVPTPFMRMDFYESMAKYGNDKPDLRFGLEHIVLTDLIREHGEGGGVPLMYEAVQHKGIVKAMVIPAEKALSRAESDKLEEFAKQAGARGLARAKVGEGGEWTQSPLAKTISGALRQAINQACNAKTGDLIVFQFGRESLVHTVMANLRVHVAKKLGLIPEYGSGGQWKFLWVVNPPLFEYDEETKTWAAAHHAFTRPHDEDVQYLLTDPGRVKCHRYDVVLNGFEIGGGSIRLHDPKVQAEVFKALGINDEEAKAKFGFLLDALKFGAPPHGGIALGMDRLSFLLTGAESLRDVIPFPKTKTGTDLMTGAPGDVDEKQLKEVHVRAAPPPAQQK from the coding sequence ATGGCGGTCCCGTTCATTACCGAGGTCAAGCGTACGCATAGCTGTGGCCAGCTCACCAAGGAGCACATCGGCCAGGAAGTCGTCCTCTTCGGCTGGGTCCAGAACCGGCGCGACCACGGCGGCGCGGTCTTCATCGACTTGAGGGATCGCGAGGGGCTCACCCAGGTCGTCTTCGAGCCGGACGCCAAGGAGGCCCATGAGCTGGCCGGCAGCCTCCGGTTGGAGTTCTGCATCGGCATCCGCGGCAAGGTCATCTCCCGCGGCAAGAACGTGAACGCGAAGATGAAGACGGGCGAGATCGAGGTGAAGGCGGACGCGCTCACCATCTTCAACCGCTCCGAGCCCACCCCGTTCCTCATCGAGGACAACATCGAGACGAGCGAGGAGAAGCGCCTGGCGTACCGCTACCTCGACCTGCGCCGGCGGCCGCTGCAGCAGTCGCTGATGACGCGCTCGAAGATGCACGCGCTGACGCGCGCGTACATGGTGGAGAACGGCTTCCTGGAGCTGGAGACGCCGTTCATGGGCAAGTACACGCCCGGCGGCGCGCGCAACTTCCTGGTGCCCAGCCGCCTCAACCCGGGCAAGTTCTACGCCCTGGCCGAGAGCCCGCAGCTGTACAAGCAGCTGTTCATGGTGGCGGGCTTCGAGCGCTACTTCCAGATCGTCAAGTGCTTCCGGGACGAGGACCTGCGCCTGGACCGGCAGCCGGAGTTCACGCAGATCGACGTGGAGATGAGCTTCGTCACCCAGGACGACGTCTTCACGATCATCGAGGGGCTCATCAAGAAGCTGTGGAAGGAGGTCCTCGACATCGACGTGCCCACGCCGTTCATGCGGATGGACTTCTATGAGTCCATGGCGAAGTACGGCAACGACAAGCCGGACCTGCGCTTCGGGCTGGAGCACATCGTCCTCACGGACCTCATCCGCGAGCACGGCGAGGGCGGCGGGGTGCCGCTGATGTACGAGGCGGTGCAGCACAAGGGCATCGTCAAGGCGATGGTCATCCCGGCGGAGAAGGCGCTCAGCCGCGCCGAGTCCGACAAGCTGGAGGAGTTCGCCAAGCAGGCGGGCGCCCGGGGCCTGGCGCGCGCCAAGGTGGGCGAGGGTGGCGAGTGGACGCAGTCCCCGCTGGCGAAGACGATCTCCGGCGCGCTGCGGCAGGCCATCAACCAGGCGTGCAACGCGAAGACGGGCGATCTGATCGTCTTCCAGTTCGGCCGCGAGTCGCTGGTGCACACGGTGATGGCGAACCTGCGCGTGCACGTGGCCAAGAAGCTGGGGCTGATCCCCGAGTACGGCAGCGGCGGCCAGTGGAAGTTCCTGTGGGTGGTGAACCCGCCGCTGTTCGAGTACGACGAGGAGACCAAGACGTGGGCGGCGGCGCACCACGCCTTCACGCGGCCGCACGATGAGGACGTGCAGTACCTGCTGACGGATCCGGGCCGGGTGAAGTGCCACCGCTACGACGTGGTGCTCAACGGCTTCGAGATCGGCGGCGGCTCCATCCGGCTGCATGATCCGAAGGTCCAGGCCGAGGTGTTCAAGGCGCTGGGCATCAACGACGAGGAGGCCAAGGCGAAGTTCGGCTTCCTGCTGGACGCGCTGAAGTTCGGCGCGCCGCCGCACGGTGGCATCGCGCTGGGCATGGACCGCCTGTCCTTCCTGCTCACCGGCGCCGAGTCCCTGCGCGACGTCATCCCGTTCCCGAAGACGAAGACGGGCACGGACCTGATGACGGGGGCTCCTGGCGACGTGGACGAGAAGCAGCTCAAGGAGGTCCACGTCCGCGCCGCGCCGCCCCCGGCGCAGCAGAAGTAG
- a CDS encoding pilus assembly protein, giving the protein MMVFLVLGIIQLGMMHQARLMNEYAAYRAARAGIVNHGDCDIMENAAFSAVLPTLGPPPSGGSGRVDTLGKAMVLYKAYTTIPGNKMYTGAALPLLRLEVVNPRKSQLSSLFSTYGSHMDGREIDYDDVRNDEVIAANLLSVRVTYFYNLRIPFANWMMHSFFMGRESLGDLSGVQFEVQKAGGMAATRYLEDRGAAKGGDYIQLRTLATQGTFVIPLISTYSMRMQSNLFNNGSRGPGKCAVDS; this is encoded by the coding sequence ATGATGGTGTTCCTCGTGCTGGGCATCATCCAGCTGGGGATGATGCACCAGGCGCGGCTGATGAATGAGTACGCCGCGTATCGCGCCGCCAGAGCGGGCATCGTCAACCACGGCGACTGCGACATCATGGAGAACGCCGCGTTCTCGGCGGTGCTGCCCACGCTGGGGCCGCCGCCCTCGGGCGGCTCGGGCCGTGTCGACACGCTCGGCAAGGCGATGGTGCTCTACAAGGCGTACACCACGATCCCGGGCAACAAGATGTACACGGGCGCGGCGCTGCCGCTGCTCCGGCTCGAGGTGGTCAACCCCAGGAAGAGCCAGCTCTCCAGCCTGTTCTCCACCTACGGCTCGCACATGGACGGGCGCGAGATCGACTACGACGACGTGCGCAACGACGAGGTCATCGCGGCCAACCTGCTGTCGGTGCGCGTCACGTACTTCTACAACCTGCGCATCCCCTTCGCGAACTGGATGATGCACAGCTTCTTCATGGGGCGTGAGTCGCTGGGAGACCTCAGCGGCGTCCAGTTCGAGGTGCAGAAGGCCGGCGGCATGGCCGCCACGCGCTATCTGGAGGATCGGGGAGCGGCCAAGGGGGGCGACTACATCCAGCTGCGCACCCTGGCCACCCAGGGGACGTTCGTGATCCCCCTGATCTCCACCTACTCCATGCGCATGCAGTCCAACCTCTTCAACAACGGCTCACGCGGGCCTGGGAAGTGCGCCGTCGACAGCTGA
- a CDS encoding TadE/TadG family type IV pilus assembly protein, producing the protein MRRDERGQAMVIGVIALLVLCVTVMTSVSIGHGVYSKIKLQDAADAQAYSLAVKEARAYNFLAYTNRAMIVHYSAMLTVMSYVSHAVYLDKTIRVAASYLKAIPVIGGIFAAVETAIKTWKTVVETVSRGLVPILTALNVALWLAQEAMLVGTVLDLITFNETEVIAGTDKNAMTGYAMDFDYTSTSGWEALAANVTTNFSNAKNFLHAIDDGPHSSESTIDWSDPTGLGKRSKLMKKDNALSDPDMAKYRLLMGNLANAVRREWTAKGKGPILIGRDWDFHLCVVVGELRINKTADSQIKSFSENFENNRKDQLYASDDISIDVRIPCFNFLSGWDTVFELRFRAAADARDGYHQEYGRRKTDNHHPWLGITPFLTSDTSFMKPWQYHFSYPCSLVILTKDMIAKQQIFNMQTEYMKGSGTYDENGVLDLTWDMVGGDSPSAQNFREKTGGMMALAVGRAIYHRPGDWKEEPNFFNPVWTARLAPAVTHWEEESMKVMISEWGKVEAVFGLNY; encoded by the coding sequence ATGCGGCGCGACGAGCGGGGCCAGGCCATGGTCATCGGCGTCATCGCCCTGCTGGTGCTCTGCGTGACGGTGATGACCTCCGTGAGCATCGGCCACGGCGTCTACTCGAAGATCAAGCTGCAGGACGCCGCCGACGCCCAGGCCTACTCGCTCGCGGTGAAGGAGGCGCGCGCCTACAACTTCCTGGCCTACACCAACCGCGCGATGATCGTTCACTACTCGGCCATGCTCACGGTGATGTCCTACGTGAGCCACGCCGTGTACCTGGACAAGACGATCCGCGTGGCGGCCAGCTACCTCAAGGCCATCCCCGTCATCGGCGGAATATTCGCGGCGGTGGAGACCGCCATCAAGACATGGAAGACCGTCGTCGAGACGGTCTCACGAGGCCTGGTACCCATATTGACAGCGCTCAACGTCGCGCTCTGGCTGGCCCAGGAGGCCATGCTCGTGGGCACGGTGCTGGACCTCATCACCTTCAACGAAACGGAGGTCATCGCCGGCACCGACAAGAACGCCATGACGGGCTACGCGATGGACTTCGACTACACCTCGACCTCGGGCTGGGAAGCGCTGGCCGCCAACGTCACCACCAACTTCTCCAACGCGAAGAACTTCCTGCACGCCATCGACGACGGCCCGCACAGCAGCGAGTCGACCATCGACTGGTCGGACCCCACGGGGCTGGGCAAGCGCTCCAAGCTCATGAAGAAGGACAACGCGCTGTCGGATCCGGACATGGCGAAGTACCGCCTGCTGATGGGCAACCTGGCCAACGCCGTGCGCCGCGAGTGGACGGCGAAGGGCAAGGGGCCCATCCTCATCGGCCGCGACTGGGACTTCCACCTGTGCGTGGTGGTCGGCGAGCTGCGCATCAACAAGACGGCCGACAGCCAGATCAAGAGCTTCTCGGAGAACTTCGAGAACAACCGCAAGGATCAGCTCTACGCCTCGGACGACATCTCCATCGATGTCCGCATCCCCTGCTTCAACTTCCTCTCGGGCTGGGACACGGTGTTCGAGCTGCGCTTCCGGGCCGCGGCGGACGCGCGCGACGGCTACCACCAGGAGTACGGGCGTCGCAAGACGGACAACCACCACCCCTGGCTGGGCATCACTCCGTTCCTCACCTCGGACACCAGCTTCATGAAGCCCTGGCAGTACCACTTCAGCTACCCGTGCAGCCTGGTCATCCTCACCAAGGACATGATCGCCAAGCAGCAGATCTTCAACATGCAGACCGAGTACATGAAGGGCTCGGGCACCTACGACGAGAACGGGGTGTTGGATCTCACGTGGGACATGGTCGGCGGCGACAGCCCGTCCGCGCAGAACTTCCGCGAGAAGACCGGCGGCATGATGGCCCTGGCCGTGGGCCGCGCCATCTACCACCGCCCCGGTGACTGGAAGGAGGAGCCCAACTTCTTCAACCCGGTCTGGACGGCGCGCCTGGCTCCCGCGGTCACCCACTGGGAAGAGGAGTCCATGAAGGTGATGATCTCCGAGTGGGGCAAGGTGGAGGCCGTCTTTGGACTCAACTACTGA
- a CDS encoding TadE family protein has protein sequence MLRGRRAQRGGAVVEFAILAPILVVLVLWSNYFWEVQHARIKAAEIARFVAFERTVRPDLGAIAAEAKDRYKDLDGTTKGVELGTAYRNRLTINVTARNAPAPLTGMSLSDMGTKGGAGGIAGAAMSVLGAVAGEVAQKMDLDPNQGAVQADVEVKIENAIIPNEIALYTTGFSDDRLNLTLNERFYMFHDTWRAWGYGDNPNNTYARVQQITYDRARQITYAGITSGSAGGALDAIGTVLSVLGLDFPFSDSYVRDSFLMRPVPQNGYYNATTPTRTVPGDRLQAAYWRSDTRACLNSCEPTIIKQKRGYRSSGDYNDNWPMRSYNCRGKFFQGARQSNQTESEYSQPSGPGTSYFTYGRNACQE, from the coding sequence ATGCTCAGGGGGCGCAGGGCCCAGCGGGGCGGGGCGGTGGTCGAGTTCGCCATCCTGGCGCCCATCCTGGTGGTGCTGGTCCTCTGGTCCAACTACTTCTGGGAGGTGCAGCACGCGCGCATCAAGGCCGCCGAGATCGCCCGCTTCGTCGCCTTCGAGCGCACGGTGCGCCCGGACCTGGGTGCGATCGCCGCCGAGGCGAAGGACCGCTACAAGGATCTCGACGGCACCACCAAGGGCGTGGAGCTGGGGACGGCCTACCGCAACCGGCTCACCATCAACGTGACGGCCAGGAATGCTCCCGCGCCGCTGACGGGCATGAGCCTGTCGGACATGGGCACCAAGGGCGGGGCGGGCGGGATCGCCGGCGCGGCCATGAGCGTGCTCGGCGCGGTGGCGGGCGAGGTCGCCCAGAAGATGGACCTGGACCCCAACCAGGGCGCCGTGCAGGCGGATGTCGAGGTGAAGATCGAGAACGCCATCATCCCCAACGAGATCGCCCTGTACACCACCGGCTTCTCGGACGATCGGCTGAACCTCACCCTCAACGAGCGCTTCTACATGTTCCACGACACGTGGCGCGCGTGGGGCTACGGCGACAACCCCAACAACACGTACGCGCGGGTGCAGCAGATCACCTATGACCGCGCCCGGCAGATCACCTATGCGGGCATCACCTCGGGCTCGGCGGGAGGAGCGCTGGACGCGATCGGCACGGTGCTCTCGGTGCTCGGGCTCGACTTCCCGTTCAGCGACAGCTACGTCCGCGACTCGTTCCTGATGCGCCCGGTGCCCCAGAACGGGTACTACAACGCGACCACGCCCACGCGCACGGTGCCGGGAGATCGGCTGCAAGCGGCCTACTGGCGCAGCGACACGCGGGCCTGCCTCAACAGCTGCGAGCCGACGATCATCAAGCAGAAGCGCGGCTACCGCAGCTCGGGCGACTACAACGACAACTGGCCGATGCGCTCCTACAACTGCCGCGGCAAGTTCTTCCAGGGCGCCCGGCAGTCCAACCAGACCGAGTCCGAGTACTCGCAGCCGTCGGGCCCGGGCACCAGCTACTTCACCTACGGGCGCAACGCATGCCAGGAGTAG
- a CDS encoding diacylglycerol/lipid kinase family protein, with product MKTFLVVNPRSAGGQTGKRWAELSAQVGRAVGEFGQEFTAGAMDAARIARKAIHDGYDCIVAVGGDGTINEVVNGFFENGRAINPNAALGVIPRGTGGDFRRAFGWDLELDSALARLRSDKTEPFDVGLVEYVNHEGKPEQRYFANIASLGVSAFVANEVNASNKTLGGNMAFVWGTVKGMFRFDPPTVKLRADGGAQETVPINVVAVANGRYFGSGMCVAPDALTHDGLFDITIWSGYGLKDFVFRSKGIYSGEHVTWKGTRRLRCRTFEAESQEGQEVLIEVDGEVPGRLPVKMTVLPGAIRLKV from the coding sequence ATGAAGACGTTCCTCGTGGTCAACCCGCGCAGCGCCGGTGGTCAGACGGGGAAGCGCTGGGCGGAGCTGTCCGCCCAGGTAGGTCGGGCCGTGGGTGAGTTCGGGCAGGAGTTCACGGCCGGGGCGATGGACGCGGCGCGCATCGCCCGCAAGGCCATCCACGACGGCTACGACTGCATCGTCGCGGTGGGCGGGGACGGCACCATCAACGAGGTGGTCAACGGCTTCTTCGAGAACGGTCGGGCAATCAACCCGAACGCGGCGCTGGGCGTCATCCCCCGAGGCACGGGCGGAGACTTCCGGCGGGCCTTCGGGTGGGACCTGGAGCTGGACTCGGCGCTGGCGCGGCTGCGCTCGGACAAGACGGAGCCCTTCGACGTGGGGCTCGTCGAGTACGTCAACCACGAGGGCAAGCCGGAGCAGCGCTACTTCGCGAACATCGCCTCGCTGGGGGTGAGCGCCTTCGTGGCCAACGAGGTGAACGCGAGCAACAAGACGCTGGGCGGCAACATGGCCTTCGTGTGGGGCACGGTGAAGGGCATGTTCCGGTTCGATCCGCCCACGGTGAAGCTGCGCGCGGACGGCGGCGCCCAGGAGACGGTGCCCATCAACGTGGTGGCGGTGGCCAACGGGCGCTACTTCGGCAGCGGCATGTGCGTGGCTCCGGACGCGCTCACGCACGATGGGCTGTTCGACATCACCATCTGGTCCGGCTACGGGCTCAAGGACTTCGTCTTCCGCTCCAAGGGCATCTACAGCGGCGAGCACGTGACGTGGAAGGGCACCAGGCGCCTGCGCTGCCGCACCTTCGAGGCCGAGAGCCAGGAGGGCCAGGAGGTCCTGATCGAGGTGGACGGCGAGGTGCCTGGCCGGCTGCCGGTGAAGATGACGGTGCTGCCGGGCGCCATCCGCCTCAAGGTGTGA
- a CDS encoding DUF72 domain-containing protein, protein MSQRGPSQLDLFTGAVSPTQARRSRKAEPVGPAPISEEVRALGERLPQGLYLGTSSWAFPGWAGLVYDRDVAQSMLAREGLAAYGRHPVLRTVGIDRTFYSPISAVTFAEYAAQVPPGFRFLVKAHEVCTMARYPLHERYGVHRGQSNDRFLQASYAADMVVAPFVEGLGEKAGPLVFQFPPQDTRSLGGPGRFVERLHAFFAALPRGPLYAVEVRNDELLTEGFAQVLSELGVCPVLSAWRQMPPVVHQAVRTRALEARALVARWMLPPHLGYEEAYARFAPFDRLVDEDAVTREALAGICSAALHKGQPAFVIINNKAEGSAPLSALKLADSIDQVVSGRRSASERGA, encoded by the coding sequence ATGTCTCAGCGAGGACCCTCTCAGCTCGATCTCTTCACCGGCGCCGTCTCTCCGACGCAGGCGCGCCGCTCTCGGAAGGCGGAGCCGGTGGGCCCGGCGCCCATCTCGGAGGAGGTGCGCGCCCTGGGCGAGCGGTTGCCGCAGGGCCTGTACCTGGGCACCTCGTCCTGGGCCTTCCCGGGGTGGGCGGGGCTCGTCTACGACCGGGACGTGGCGCAGTCCATGCTGGCGCGCGAGGGGCTCGCGGCCTACGGGCGGCACCCGGTGCTGCGCACGGTGGGCATCGATCGGACCTTCTACAGCCCCATCTCCGCCGTCACCTTCGCCGAGTACGCCGCGCAGGTGCCCCCGGGCTTCCGCTTCCTGGTGAAGGCGCACGAGGTCTGCACCATGGCGCGCTACCCCCTGCACGAGCGCTACGGCGTCCACCGGGGGCAGAGCAACGATCGGTTCCTCCAGGCCAGCTACGCGGCGGACATGGTGGTGGCGCCCTTCGTGGAGGGGCTGGGGGAGAAGGCCGGGCCGCTCGTCTTCCAGTTCCCGCCCCAGGACACGCGCAGCCTCGGAGGCCCGGGGCGCTTCGTGGAGCGGCTCCACGCCTTCTTCGCCGCCCTGCCGCGTGGGCCGCTCTACGCGGTGGAGGTCCGCAACGACGAGCTGCTCACCGAGGGCTTTGCCCAGGTGCTCTCGGAGCTGGGCGTGTGCCCGGTGCTCTCGGCCTGGCGGCAGATGCCGCCGGTGGTGCACCAGGCCGTGCGCACGCGGGCGCTCGAGGCGCGGGCGCTGGTGGCGCGGTGGATGCTGCCGCCGCACCTCGGCTACGAGGAGGCCTACGCCCGCTTCGCTCCCTTCGACCGCCTGGTGGACGAGGACGCCGTCACCCGCGAGGCGCTGGCTGGCATCTGCTCCGCCGCCCTGCACAAGGGGCAACCGGCCTTCGTCATCATCAACAACAAGGCGGAGGGCAGCGCTCCCTTGTCTGCTCTCAAGCTGGCCGACAGCATTGATCAGGTGGTGAGCGGCCGACGCAGCGCATCAGAGAGGGGTGCGTAA
- a CDS encoding Smr/MutS family protein: MRHRPSDPPQSPPLPEEAPSEDEVVEIPIDGNLDLHLFQPRDVKDLVTEYLWACRQKGILDVRIIHGKGTGALRRTVHSLLPKLPEVESFQSASEGDGGWGATWVRLKALEPGSKQEQGSEGS; this comes from the coding sequence ATGCGCCACAGACCCAGCGACCCGCCGCAGTCCCCGCCGCTCCCGGAGGAAGCGCCCTCTGAGGATGAGGTGGTCGAAATTCCCATCGACGGGAACCTCGACCTGCATCTTTTTCAGCCTCGGGACGTGAAGGATCTGGTCACCGAGTACCTCTGGGCGTGTCGGCAGAAGGGCATCCTGGACGTTCGTATCATCCACGGGAAGGGCACGGGCGCGCTGCGCCGGACGGTCCACAGCCTGCTCCCGAAGCTGCCAGAAGTGGAATCCTTTCAGTCCGCCAGCGAGGGCGATGGAGGCTGGGGCGCCACCTGGGTCCGGCTGAAGGCCCTGGAGCCCGGGTCGAAGCAGGAGCAGGGCTCCGAGGGCTCGTAG